The DNA segment GCGACGCCGCGCCGGCGTCCATCAGCGCGAGCGCTGTCAGGGATCTCCGAACGCCACGGCCCCCGCGGTAGCGCTGCGCCAGACCGTTCGTGTCGGCGGCCGTGACGCCGGTGGCGGCTGAAAGCGAGTCGAGATGCACCACGGCGACGTCACGCGGGAGATGCCGGGCGAGGTCGAACGCCGTGCGGGCGAGCGACGTCACCGGCAGCTCGCCGACACGGACGACCTCGTCGTCGCCGATCCGCTCCTCGCGCACGATCAGGCCATCTCGGCGGCGCCCGTGTGCGGTGATGATCTCGATCGGGGTCGTCGCATCGACCCATTTCGCGCCGTGCAGCGCCGCGGCGGCCCGGCCGGCGATGATGCCGCGGCGCCCGGTCCACAACCAGGCGGCGTGCGCCCTGAGGAGCAGTGTGCGCTCCGCGTGCTTGGGGATGTACACGCCGGGGTGGATCGCGGCGTATTGCCAGCGCAGTTGTGCGCGAGTGAGCGCACCGGCGGTGACGGCTTCGGATCCGATGACGGGTTCAGACATGCGTCGATGCTGTGGAGCGATGCCGACGACGAGCCCGCGCGAGGCGCCTCACCCAGCCGTGGATGTGGACAAAGCGATCGGTGTGGACGCCGATTTCTACTCCAGGGTCGTGCCGCACGCCGATCGACGACCCTCGTGTAGAACTCGCCGATAAGCACACGGCGTGAAGCGGGTAATACCGTGAGGTGGTGGATCACTACGGTCGGGTGCGCCTGACCAATCCGGACAAGGTGCTGTACCCGGCCACGGGCACCACCAAGGCCGAGGTGTTCGAGTACTACGTCGACGTGGCCGACGCGATGGTCCCGCACATCGCCGGGCGCGCCGTCACCCGCAAGCGCTGGCCCAACGGCGTCGGCGAGCTGGAGTTCTTCGAGAAGCAGCTGGCCAGCTCGGCACCCGACTGGCTCACCCGTGGCACCGTGGTCCACAAATCCGGCACCACGACCTACCCGATCATCGACACCCGCGAAGGCCTGGCGTGGATCGCCCAGCAGGCGTCGCTCGAAGTACACGTCCCGCAGTGGCGGTTCGTCGGGGGGCGGGCGGGCGATAACGCTGGCGAACCGGAGCACCTCACGCCCGGCCCGGCCACCCGCATCGTCTTCGACCTCGACCCCGGCGAGGGCGTCACGTTCCGCCAGCTCTGCCAGGTCGCCCACGAGGTCCGCGACCTGATCACCGACATCGGGTTGACCGCCTACCCGCTGACCAGCGGCAGCAAGGGCCTGCACCTCTACGTTCCGCTCGAGGAGCCGATCAGCTCGCAGGGCGCCTCCGTCCTGGCCAAACGCGTCGCGCAGCAACTCGAGAAGGCCATGCCCAAACAGGTCACCGCCACGATGACCAAGAGCCTGCGCGACGGCAAGGTGTTCCTCGACTGGAGCCAGAACAACGGCAACAAGACGACGATCGCCCCGTATTCGCTGCGCGGCCGCGACGAGCCGACCGTGGCCGCGCCGCGCACCTGGGACGAGATCGAAGATCCTGACCTGCGGCACCTGCGCTTCGACGAGGTGCTGGAGCGCATCGAGCAGTTCGGCGACCTGCTGGCCGATCTCGACGAGAAGGTGCCCGTCGAGGACCGGCTGACCAAGTACCGCAGCATGCGCGACCCGGCGAAGACCCCCGAACCCGTCCCGCCGCGCCCGCCGACCAAGGGCAACAACGACCGCTTCGTCATCCAGGAGCACCACGCCCGCCGCCTGCACTACGACCTGCGCCTGGAACGCGACGGCGTCCTGGTGAGCTGGGCGGTGCCGAAGAACCTGCCGGAGAGCCCGGCGGAGAACCGCCTGGCCGTCCACACCGAGGACCACCCGCTCGAGTACCTCACCTTCCACGGCACCATTCCCAAAGGCGAGTACGGCGGCGGCGACATGATCGTGTGGGACACCGGCACCTACGAGACCGAGAAGTTCAACGACCACGCCCCCGACGGCCCGGCCAAGGGCGGCGAGGTCATCGTCACCCTGCACGGCACCAAGGTCGACGGCCGCTACGCGCTCATCCAGACCGAGGGCAAGAACTGGCTCGCCCACCGGATGAAGGATCAGGGCAACCCGACCTTCGAGGACTTCGCGCCGATGCTGGCCACCCACGGTTCGGTCGAGAAGTACACCGCCAAGAACTGGGCGTTCGAAGGCAAGTGGGACGGCTACCGGCTGCTGGTCGACGCCGACCACGGCAAGCTGTGCCTGCGCTCGCGCAGCGGCCGCGACGTCACCGCCGAGTATCCCCAATTGCGGGCGCTGGCAGCCGATCTCGCCGAGCATCACGTCGTGCTCGACGGGGAGGTCGTCGCGCTCGACGACAACGGGGTGCCCAGCTTCGGGCAGATGCAGAACCGGGCTCGCGCCACCCGCGTCGAGTTCTGGGCATTCGACATCCTGCGCCTCGACGGCCGCTGGCTGCTGCGCGCGAAGTACCGCGACCGGCGAAAACTGTTGGAGACGTTGGCCGGTGGCGGCGGGCTGATCGTGCCGCCGCTCCTCGACGGCGACGGACCCGAAGCGCTCGAGCACGCCCGCGAACGCAAATGGGAGGGTGTGGTCGCGAAGAAGTGGGACTCCACCTACCAGCCGGGGCGACGCTCGTCGGCGTGGATCAAGGACAAGCTCTGGAACACCCAAGAGGTCGTGATCGGCGGCTGGCGCGAAGGTAACGGCGGCCGCAGCAGCGGGATCGGCGCGCTGGTGCTCGGTATCCCCGGACCCGACGGCCTGCAGTTCGTCGGCCGCGTCGGCACCGGGTTCACCGAGAAGGACCTCGCCAACCTGAAGGAGACACTGGCACCGCTGCACACCAACGAATCCCCTTTTTCCACAAGGCTTCCCACGCAGGACGCCAAGGGGGTGACGTTCGTGCGGCCGGAGCTCGTGGGCGAGGTGCGCTACAGCGAGCGCACCGGCGACGGCCGGTTGCGTCAGCCGTCGTGGCGCGGGTTGAGGCCGGACAAGACGCCCGACGAGGTGGTCTGGGAGTAGATCGGTTTTGTCGGTGGTCGAATGTATGTTCGAAGTATGTCGGGCAACGACCTCCAGGCCGCGGTGGCGGCGCTGCGTGCCGCCTTCGAGGCGGTGGGCGCCTGTGATGTCGGCCTGTCGGAGCAGCCTGAACTCGTTGCCGCGCTGGATGATCTCGAAACCCTGTGGTGCCAGCTGCCCACGATGAGCCACCGCCTGCTGGCCCGCCTGCAATCCGAGGCGACGCCGCAGCAGATGGGCGCCAAATCCTGGAAAGAGGTGCTGATGGTCCGCTGGCGGATCTCGGGCACTGAGGCCAACCGACGACTCACCGAAGCCGCCCTGCTCGCACCCCGCCAACCCGTGACCGGCCCGGCGCTGCCGCCGCTGTTGCCCGCCACCGCCGCCGCTCAGGCCGTTGGGCTGATCAATGGTGAGCATGTCGAGGTCATCCGCAAGGCGGTCGACAAATTGCCGGGGTTTTTGGACGCGGTAACCCGCGAGCAGTTCGAGGTCACCCTGGTCCGCACCGCGGTCGGAGTCGGCCCCAAAGAACTCAAGGACGCGGCCGACCTCACGCTGTTCCTGCTCGACCAGGACGGCCCCGAGCCCGATGACACCGAACGCGCCCGCAAGCGCGGGGTCACCAAGCACAAACAGCGCGATGACGGCATGGTCGATCTGAGCGCAAGTCTGACTCCGGAAGCATGGGCGGTATGGGAGGCGATCTTCGCCAAATACGCCGCACCAGGGATGTGCAATCCCGACGATCCCCAACCCTGCACCTCGGGCACACCGTCACAGGCTCAGATCGACAACGACCACCGCACCCTGGCCCAGCGTCAGCACGACGCGATGCTCGCGATCGGGCGCATCGCCCTGATGAGCGGCGAACTCGGGCACCTCAACGGGTTGCCGGTCTCGGTCATCATCCGCACCACCCTGCAAGACCTCGAGTCGCGGGCCGGGGTCGGCACCACCGGCGGCGGCACCGTCGTGCCGATTGCCGACGTGATCCGGATGGCCGGCCACGCCAACCACTACCTCGCGGTGTTCGACCGCGCGACCGGATCAGCCCTGAATCTTTTCCGCGCCAAGCGGATCGCTTCGCCGGCGCAGCGGATCATGCTGATCGCGCGCGATGGCGGATGCACCAAACCTGGCTGCACCGTCGGCGCCTACGGATGCCAAGCCCATCACGTCGATGACGACTGGGCACACGGCGGCAACACCAACGTCGACGAACTCGGCCTGGCCTGCGGGCCCGACAACCGCAACGTCGACCAGGACAACGGGTGGACCACCCGCATGAACAACCAGCACGAGGTGGAATGGATACCCCCACCACGGCTGGAGACCGGCCAAGGCCGGCTGAACTACTACCACCGGCCCGAACGCCTCCTCGTCCCACCGCAGGACCCGGACATCGGCGGCGAACCCGTTGCATCGGCGAAGCCGGCTGACGACAGTGTGGCCGGCGGCGACGTGGACTCGGACGCGCCGCGGCCGTCCGACGAACCCGGTGAACCCGGCGGCCCCGCACCACCCGACGTCCGAGCAGCTTGACGGCTACGGACTCGACGGTCACGCCACGACGCGGAAGTGCTGCGCCGTCGCATCCGACGCGTCTGGCAGCGTCATCCCCGCCGCCGCTCCCGAGCGCAGATAGTCGACCACCGCGTCGTTGAGCATCTCCCCGGGGACGACGGCCGGTAT comes from the Mycolicibacterium litorale genome and includes:
- a CDS encoding ATP-dependent DNA ligase, whose protein sequence is MVDHYGRVRLTNPDKVLYPATGTTKAEVFEYYVDVADAMVPHIAGRAVTRKRWPNGVGELEFFEKQLASSAPDWLTRGTVVHKSGTTTYPIIDTREGLAWIAQQASLEVHVPQWRFVGGRAGDNAGEPEHLTPGPATRIVFDLDPGEGVTFRQLCQVAHEVRDLITDIGLTAYPLTSGSKGLHLYVPLEEPISSQGASVLAKRVAQQLEKAMPKQVTATMTKSLRDGKVFLDWSQNNGNKTTIAPYSLRGRDEPTVAAPRTWDEIEDPDLRHLRFDEVLERIEQFGDLLADLDEKVPVEDRLTKYRSMRDPAKTPEPVPPRPPTKGNNDRFVIQEHHARRLHYDLRLERDGVLVSWAVPKNLPESPAENRLAVHTEDHPLEYLTFHGTIPKGEYGGGDMIVWDTGTYETEKFNDHAPDGPAKGGEVIVTLHGTKVDGRYALIQTEGKNWLAHRMKDQGNPTFEDFAPMLATHGSVEKYTAKNWAFEGKWDGYRLLVDADHGKLCLRSRSGRDVTAEYPQLRALAADLAEHHVVLDGEVVALDDNGVPSFGQMQNRARATRVEFWAFDILRLDGRWLLRAKYRDRRKLLETLAGGGGLIVPPLLDGDGPEALEHARERKWEGVVAKKWDSTYQPGRRSSAWIKDKLWNTQEVVIGGWREGNGGRSSGIGALVLGIPGPDGLQFVGRVGTGFTEKDLANLKETLAPLHTNESPFSTRLPTQDAKGVTFVRPELVGEVRYSERTGDGRLRQPSWRGLRPDKTPDEVVWE
- a CDS encoding HNH endonuclease signature motif containing protein → MYVRSMSGNDLQAAVAALRAAFEAVGACDVGLSEQPELVAALDDLETLWCQLPTMSHRLLARLQSEATPQQMGAKSWKEVLMVRWRISGTEANRRLTEAALLAPRQPVTGPALPPLLPATAAAQAVGLINGEHVEVIRKAVDKLPGFLDAVTREQFEVTLVRTAVGVGPKELKDAADLTLFLLDQDGPEPDDTERARKRGVTKHKQRDDGMVDLSASLTPEAWAVWEAIFAKYAAPGMCNPDDPQPCTSGTPSQAQIDNDHRTLAQRQHDAMLAIGRIALMSGELGHLNGLPVSVIIRTTLQDLESRAGVGTTGGGTVVPIADVIRMAGHANHYLAVFDRATGSALNLFRAKRIASPAQRIMLIARDGGCTKPGCTVGAYGCQAHHVDDDWAHGGNTNVDELGLACGPDNRNVDQDNGWTTRMNNQHEVEWIPPPRLETGQGRLNYYHRPERLLVPPQDPDIGGEPVASAKPADDSVAGGDVDSDAPRPSDEPGEPGGPAPPDVRAA